The DNA segment GCCGGGGTGATACCCGCACCCGGGCCGAACACATGGGCCTGAGCCGGGAGCGCTTGGCGGAGATCCTTCAAAGCCTATGGGGCCGGCGGCCGTTTCGGGGTAAGCTATCTCTCTGGACGGAGGAGCTGAAGACCTGGAATATGAAGTGGCGCAATCCCGGGGTGGACTTCGGGACCTACGTGCCGAAGTACATTTCGGCGTGATGAGGCGGGTGTGCTCTGGGGGTTTCTGAGGCACAAAAAAGTTACAGGCTTTTGCGCACTTGGCAAGGATTAGGGCACCGGGTGTTGGCCAGTTCAGTCTATTCGGGGTATCCTGCAGGTATGGATTTCGGAACAGAAATACGGCGCAAGGCTGCGGAATTGGCGGCCAAGGCGGTTGCCCGACGACGGCATATGCATCAAAACCCAGAGCTCAGTTTCCAGGAACAACGGACAAGCGCTTGGATCATGAGCCAGCTTCAGGAGATGGGTATTCCCGCTCAACCCGGGATCGGGGGAAACGGGATACGGGCAGTTATCCACGGAGAGAAACCCGGACCGGTCATCGCTCTTCGGGCTGATTTTGACGCCCTGCCCATTACCGAACTCAATGAAATCCCCTTTAAAAGCTGCAATCCCGGGGTTATGCATGCCTGCGGGCACGATGCCCATACGGCTATCCTGCTGACCGCCGGAGAGATTCTCTGGTCCCTGCGCCGGGACCTAGGCGGTACCGTGGTGTTGATTTTTCAGCCCGGAGAGGAAAAAACCCCCGGCGGAGCCCAGGGGATGATCGCCCAGGGGGTACTGGAGAATCCGGATGTTCAGCGCATTCTCGGTGAGCATATCAACCCCTCCTTGGAGGCTGGTACGGTGGGTTTCCGGCCAGGGCTCATGATGGCCAGTGCCGACGAACTCTACCTCACCGTGAAGGGCCGGGGCGGCCATGCGGCGAGTCCCCACATGGTTGTAGATCCCATCAGTATAGCTAGCCAGATTATTGTGGGTCTTCAGCAGGTGGTCAGCCGGAATGCCAACCCGGAAATTCCCAGCGTTCTCAGTTTCGGCCGGATTTTAGGGGATGGCGCGATGAATGTGATCCCCGATCAGGTGGTTATTGCCGGCACCTTCAGGACCGTAGACGAAACCTGGCGGGCGGATGCCCTGGAGCGGATACAGACCATGGCGGTGCAGACCGCCCGGGCTATGGGAGCGGATTGTGAGGTTCATATCGATCACGGATATCCGGTGGTGCACAATGACGAGGCCCTGACCCGGCGTGCCCGGGCTGCCGCCGAGGAGTACCTCGGTCCGGAACATGTGGTTGATCTGCCCCTGGTCATGTGGGCCGAGGATTTCGCGTATTTTGGCCGGAGGGTTCCGGGATGTTTTTACAATCTGGGAGTAGCCAATACCCAGAAGGGCTGGAACAGCCCCCTTCACAGCCCCACCCTCATGATTGATGAGCGGGCCCTGGAAACCGGTGCGGGGCTCATGGCCTTTCTTGCCGTACAGGAACTGAGGGATGCCCATGAGTCTCAATGAGGATCAATTTGAACGATTCAAGGTCTGGTTTCTCCGAGGCGAGCAGGACCAACAGCGGGTCCGAAGGGCAATTTCAGAGCTGGAGTCCCGGACATCAGCGGAGGTTCTCCCCCTGGTGGTGTATCAGAGCAGCTCCTACCGGTTTGCGTACTGGCGGGCGGTAGTTGCTATCCTGGTCCTAACTCTGCTGTTGAGCATCGTCTTGGTTATCGTGACCCCCCCGGCAGAAACGCTCTTCAATATTGTGGGCCGCATAATCCTGGTGTTGGTTGTAAGCAATCCTATCTTGATTCTCCTGCTCCATGTGTTTCCCACCATACGCTTAATCTTTACGACCCAGGCGGAGCGCAGGGATATCGTCCGGGATTCAGCCATGGCCTGCTTCTACCGGTTCGGGCTTGCCGATACCAGAGATAACTCAGGGGTGCTCCTCTATATTTCCGCCCTGGAGCGGGAGGTTCGCATCCTGGTGGACCAGGGGGTAGCTCAGAAGGTATCCCGGAACCGCTGGGATGCCCTGGCAGAGAGAACCCAAAAACTCCTTAACACCGGCAAGGGCGTCTATACCGTCATTGAAGCCATTGAGTGTATGTCCGCAATCCTGGGTGATAGCCTGCCCCGCAGGCCGGATGATGAGAACGAGCTTCCCGATCTCCTGGTATGCCGCATGCCCCTGGAATGGAACCCCTCCGAGGAGGATCTAGTGGTAAGGGAGCATCTCCGGGGTTTTACCAGTACATAAGATTCACCTAGTGGGCAAAGGGTTGTAACCCTTCTGTAATGCGCAAACGGTTGTAACGATTCACTCCGGCAACACCATCCCTGGGCCGGTTCCCGAACCATGCCGCTGTGTCCGGTTTGTAGTGCGCAAAAGGTTGTAACTTTAGGCCTCCGCGACACTATCCCTGGGTTAGCTTTCGGAACGCGCCGCCATATCTGGTGTAGTTTACAACCTTTTGCGCACTAGGTATCCGGTTAAAGTACCTTGGGGTTCGTTCAAAAGACGGCTGCAATGGGTTCAACCGTCTACTACTAATTACGTTCCGCCCGTAAACTGGCGCGCAGCGGCGCCGGGTATCCCTCGACGGTTCGACTGGGATCCTGGGGGTCCAGAAAGTCCTCCAGACTCTCGAAGGTCATCCAGGGGGTCGATCGCTGTTCCTGGAGGGTGGTAGGAGTAATATCCAGTACTGCCTCCCGTACAAATCCTGCCCGGCGGACCCAATGGAGTAATTCATCCAGGCTGGGAATAAACCACACGTTACGCATCTTGGCATACCGATCCCGGGGAACAAGTATCTGCCCGTATTCCTGGGGGATAATCAGGGTTTCCAATACTAGTTCCCCCTGGGGAGCCAGAGCAGCCTTGAGCTGGAATAAATGATCAAAGGGACTTCGCTGGTGGTATAAAACCCCCATGGAAAATACGGTATCAAAACACTGACTATTGGGGGGCAGCTCCTCCAGGGTCAGGGGGAGAACCCCGACCCGGGGCGGCGGTGATCCCACTAAGCCCCGGCAGAGGTAAAACTGGGCTGTACTGACCAGGAAGGGTTCTACACCCACCCCAAGATCAGCACCCTCCAACAGCATCCGCCACAAATGGTATCCGCTCCCGCAACCAACATCTAGAACCCGGCGACCCGCTAGGGGCGCGATCTGGCCGGCAATCCGATCCCATTTCCAATCAGACCGCCACTCGGTGTCCACATATACATCGCCGAACATAAAGGGGCCCTTCCGCCATGGTTTAAGGCCTGTCAGGATGTCCCGGGCTGCCGGAGGGAAGGCCAGGGCCCCGGAAGCCTTCAGATGCGGGAGACCTGGGGCAGTAGAATCCCCTTCAAAACTCGCCGCCCCAGAATTCCCCTGGGGTCCCGCCGCCTGCCGGGCACCCAGGAGCTGCTCCATCTGAGCCAGCAGGGCGTGTCCGCTTTGCCGCATCCCATCCAGGAGCTGACAGCTCCGGGCAATCGCCCCGTCCCCAAAGGCCTGGGGCAACCCTTTACTCAACCAGGGCTCGCTACCCAGCTCCCGGAGAACCTCGGTTAAGATCACATCTACCGCCTCTGGGCCAAGAAGCTGACGAACTGAAACCAGCCATACCATTGGGTAACAAAGCCGAAGCCTGCCTCAGCCAGGGCGTCCCGGTGTTCCTGGGCAGTCCAGGGAACCAACACGTTTTCTAGGGCCTGTCGCTTCTGGGCAATCTCAAGGTCCGAGTAGCCGTTTCGGCGTTTAAAATCGACATGCAAATCCGTGATCATCTGCTGCTCTTCGGGATCGGAGAATCCGATTTTTTCTGAAAGAATCAATACCCCCCCGGGCACGAGGGCACTACGAATCCGCCCTAGGAGCTCCGGCCGGTCCTGAGGGGCGACGAACTGAAGGGTAAAATTGAGTACCACCACCGAAGCATTCCCCAAGGGAGTGTCCTGGATGTTCTCCCTCCGGACCTCCACGGGAGCAAGGGAAGGATCTCCGTCCATCACCCGCCGACACCGCTCGACCATAGCCGGGGAGTTATCCACCGCCACGATGCTTGCATCCTTGGCTAACAAATTATGTCGAATCGCCAGAGTACTGGCACCGAGACTGCAACCCAGGTCGTAACACCGGGTACCATCCTGGGCAAACCGCCGGGTAAACTGACCAATCGACTCTAGAATACTCTCGTATCCCGGCACGGAGCGCTTGATCATATCCGGGAAAACCCGGGCGACCCGGTCATCGAAGCGAAATGGTTCGGGCGGTCCCTCTGCCCGGGCGTAAATTCTGTCCTTCATAATCCCACTGTAGCATAAAACCTGGTACAATAGCAGCCATGATACAACTGCATGATCGCCAGGCCATTATCCACGCCGGTCCCCTCACCTACAGTCTCGGCGCAACTCCGGAGGGTTTCCTGCTCCAAGGCTTTGCAGGCTACCTTGGATCAGGGGTTCATTCTTTTCAGGGTGATTCTAACGCCTCAGCCTCGGAAGCATCCCCGGACCCCTCGGGTCAGAACCTGCCGTTCCAGTATCTCGGCCCGAGTGCCAGAAAAGCCTACCACCCCCCCCGGCCTAACAGCTGTGCAGGCCAGATCTACGCCCCTGACATAGAGCCGGCCCAGGCCCTCATGCCCCCTGATCTCGGCCCCGACAGCGAGCTCTGGGAATTTCCGGCCCCGGGTATCGGAGACTTCCGGAATCCCGGCATCGAAATCCGCACCGGGGAAGGCCATACCACCTGTGATCTACGGGTTCGAAGTATGAGACTCCTGGATGAAAAGCCTGCCATCAAGGGATTACCCAGCGTCCGGCAGAACCCCCTGGAGGGAGACCGGACCCTGGAGATACTCTTGGAAGACCGGGTACTATCCCTAGAGATCCGGCTGCTCTACACCAGCCTGCCGGAGTACGGGGTCATTGCCCGATCTGCCCGGGTGCACAATAAGGGGTCCCGGGTACTGCATTTGGGTCATCTAGCCAGCCTCAACCTTGATCTGCCCATCCACGACTACTATTTCGGTCAACTCAGCGGTACCTGGGCCCGGGAACGACATCCCCTGTTCCGTCCCCTGCAACCCGGCCTCACCGAGGTGCATAGCCGCCGGGGGCAAAGCGGTCCTGAGACGAGCCCCCAGATATTCCTCGCCGCCCCCGGAACCACCGAAACCACTGGAGAGGTATTTTCTGCAGGTCTTGTTTACAGTGGAAATTTTTCCGGATCTGCGGAGGTCAATGGATTCGGTGCGACTCGTCTTCAAATAGGTATCAATCCCCGGGGATTCGACTGGCCCCTTGCGCCGGGAGAGAGCTTCCAGGCACCGGAGGCCTGGCTGGGATATAGCAACCGGGGATTCGGGCCCCTATCCCGCAATCTCCACCGCCTTATCCGGGAGAGGCTCTGCATCAGCCCCTGGAGCAGCCGGGAACGTCCGATTCTACTGAATAACTGGGAGGCAACCTACTTCGATTTTTCCCATAAGGATCTGGTCACCCTCGCTAAGGCCGGAGCAAAGGCGGGGATCGAACTATTCGTGCTGGATGACGGTTGGTTCGGAGAGCGGAGGAACGACAGTTCTTCCCTGGGGGATTGGGAGGTGAACCCTCAAAAATTGCCCCGGGGGCTTGAGGGACTTGCAGGAGATATCCGGGCCCTGGGATTGGAATTCGGTCTTTGGATTGAGCCCGAGATGGTCAGCCCGGACAGTCAGCTGTACCGCCGACATCCCGACTGGTGTATCCACATTCCCGGCCGGAACAGGACGCTGGGACGGAATCAGCTGGTACTCGACTTAGCCCGCCGGGAGGTTCAGGACTGGATAATTCACACCGTGGAGGGCCTGGTATCCAAGGCTCCCATAACCTACATCAAGTGGGATATGAACCGCCCCATCACCGAATCCAGCCCGGCTCACAGCCACAGCTACATGCTCGGACTTTACCGGATCCTGGAACATCTCACCCTCGGCCACCCCGAGGTACTCTTTGAGGGTTGTTCCGCCGGGGGAGGCCGCTTTGATCTGGGGATGCTGGCCTATTATCCCCAGTTTTGGACCAGCGACGACACCGACGCCATCGAACGCCTGCCGATCCAGTGGGGTACCAGCCTCGGCTATCCCACCAGTGCCATGGCAAGTCATATCAGCGCCGTACCCAACCACCAGGTAGGCCGGACCACCCCCCTGGACACCCGGGCTGTCACTGCCTTCTGGGGGGTTTTCGGGTACGAACTGAACCTCAGCCGGAGCAAGGATGAGGAACTCACCCAACTGAATACCCTAAGCGGATGGTATAAAAAGCTCCGGACTCTACTCCAGTTCGGAGATCTCTATCGCCTGGAGGGCCCCACAGCCAGGCCTTTGGGCTGCAGCAGTCCAGGAGCCCTGG comes from the Spirochaeta lutea genome and includes:
- a CDS encoding M20 metallopeptidase family protein; the protein is MDFGTEIRRKAAELAAKAVARRRHMHQNPELSFQEQRTSAWIMSQLQEMGIPAQPGIGGNGIRAVIHGEKPGPVIALRADFDALPITELNEIPFKSCNPGVMHACGHDAHTAILLTAGEILWSLRRDLGGTVVLIFQPGEEKTPGGAQGMIAQGVLENPDVQRILGEHINPSLEAGTVGFRPGLMMASADELYLTVKGRGGHAASPHMVVDPISIASQIIVGLQQVVSRNANPEIPSVLSFGRILGDGAMNVIPDQVVIAGTFRTVDETWRADALERIQTMAVQTARAMGADCEVHIDHGYPVVHNDEALTRRARAAAEEYLGPEHVVDLPLVMWAEDFAYFGRRVPGCFYNLGVANTQKGWNSPLHSPTLMIDERALETGAGLMAFLAVQELRDAHESQ
- a CDS encoding alpha-galactosidase; this encodes MIQLHDRQAIIHAGPLTYSLGATPEGFLLQGFAGYLGSGVHSFQGDSNASASEASPDPSGQNLPFQYLGPSARKAYHPPRPNSCAGQIYAPDIEPAQALMPPDLGPDSELWEFPAPGIGDFRNPGIEIRTGEGHTTCDLRVRSMRLLDEKPAIKGLPSVRQNPLEGDRTLEILLEDRVLSLEIRLLYTSLPEYGVIARSARVHNKGSRVLHLGHLASLNLDLPIHDYYFGQLSGTWARERHPLFRPLQPGLTEVHSRRGQSGPETSPQIFLAAPGTTETTGEVFSAGLVYSGNFSGSAEVNGFGATRLQIGINPRGFDWPLAPGESFQAPEAWLGYSNRGFGPLSRNLHRLIRERLCISPWSSRERPILLNNWEATYFDFSHKDLVTLAKAGAKAGIELFVLDDGWFGERRNDSSSLGDWEVNPQKLPRGLEGLAGDIRALGLEFGLWIEPEMVSPDSQLYRRHPDWCIHIPGRNRTLGRNQLVLDLARREVQDWIIHTVEGLVSKAPITYIKWDMNRPITESSPAHSHSYMLGLYRILEHLTLGHPEVLFEGCSAGGGRFDLGMLAYYPQFWTSDDTDAIERLPIQWGTSLGYPTSAMASHISAVPNHQVGRTTPLDTRAVTAFWGVFGYELNLSRSKDEELTQLNTLSGWYKKLRTLLQFGDLYRLEGPTARPLGCSSPGALDRWSWMMTSRDRGRALVCSVQVLSQPNPTVPRFLRLEGLNAKTMYRVWAVSPRGQEDLGLVPGEVALYRGIALPYRPGDFQSAMLYLEES
- the cmoB gene encoding tRNA 5-methoxyuridine(34)/uridine 5-oxyacetic acid(34) synthase CmoB; protein product: MILTEVLRELGSEPWLSKGLPQAFGDGAIARSCQLLDGMRQSGHALLAQMEQLLGARQAAGPQGNSGAASFEGDSTAPGLPHLKASGALAFPPAARDILTGLKPWRKGPFMFGDVYVDTEWRSDWKWDRIAGQIAPLAGRRVLDVGCGSGYHLWRMLLEGADLGVGVEPFLVSTAQFYLCRGLVGSPPPRVGVLPLTLEELPPNSQCFDTVFSMGVLYHQRSPFDHLFQLKAALAPQGELVLETLIIPQEYGQILVPRDRYAKMRNVWFIPSLDELLHWVRRAGFVREAVLDITPTTLQEQRSTPWMTFESLEDFLDPQDPSRTVEGYPAPLRASLRAERN
- the cmoA gene encoding carboxy-S-adenosyl-L-methionine synthase CmoA; translated protein: MKDRIYARAEGPPEPFRFDDRVARVFPDMIKRSVPGYESILESIGQFTRRFAQDGTRCYDLGCSLGASTLAIRHNLLAKDASIVAVDNSPAMVERCRRVMDGDPSLAPVEVRRENIQDTPLGNASVVVLNFTLQFVAPQDRPELLGRIRSALVPGGVLILSEKIGFSDPEEQQMITDLHVDFKRRNGYSDLEIAQKRQALENVLVPWTAQEHRDALAEAGFGFVTQWYGWFQFVSFLAQRR
- a CDS encoding TPM domain-containing protein encodes the protein MSLNEDQFERFKVWFLRGEQDQQRVRRAISELESRTSAEVLPLVVYQSSSYRFAYWRAVVAILVLTLLLSIVLVIVTPPAETLFNIVGRIILVLVVSNPILILLLHVFPTIRLIFTTQAERRDIVRDSAMACFYRFGLADTRDNSGVLLYISALEREVRILVDQGVAQKVSRNRWDALAERTQKLLNTGKGVYTVIEAIECMSAILGDSLPRRPDDENELPDLLVCRMPLEWNPSEEDLVVREHLRGFTST